Proteins from a genomic interval of Zingiber officinale cultivar Zhangliang chromosome 2A, Zo_v1.1, whole genome shotgun sequence:
- the LOC122039558 gene encoding E3 ubiquitin-protein ligase AIRP2-like isoform X1, translating to MLQSQFSSMRGPIKALEADISHANALADTIQRAYGGACLHMRLSCNNLAPFFIFLMQCMDCTCSYSLLSFLGIFQIIIYKVYVDGESSISTSERHADLKEFYAVIYPSLQQLESSMVDGEACSESGRNKEIVGMKRMEEWEKFSDDDLDREDECGICLEVCSKMVLPSCSHSMCLKCYRDWNVRSQSCPFCRGSLKRVRSRDLWVLTNNEDILDTMTLEKDNVRRFYRYIDSLPLMIPDNLFLVYYDYLI from the exons ATGCTCCAGAGTCAGTTCTCCAGCATGAGAGGTCCGATCAAGGCTCTTGAAGCAGACATAAGCCATGCCAATGCCCT GGCAGATACTATTCAGAGAGCCTATGGTGGTGCTTGCCTCCACATGAGGTTGTCTTGCAACAATTTGGCacctttcttcatcttcctcatGCAGTGCATGGATTGTACCTGTTCTTATAGTCTTCTTAGTTTTTTGGGCATTTTCCAGATTATAATTTACAAG GTTTATGTGGATGGAGAATCATCAATATCGACTTCTGAAAGGCATGCCGACCTAAAGGAATTTTATG CTGTTATTTATCCCTCTCTTCAACAACTTGAAAGCAGCATGGTCGATGGGGAGGCGTGCAGCGAGAGTGGCCGAAAtaaggagattgttgggatgAAGAGGATGGAAGAGTGGGAAAAGTTTTCCGATGATGATTTGGATAGGGAGGATGAATGCGGGATATGCCTGGAGGTGTGCAGCAAGATGGTCTTGCCTAGCTGCAGCCATTCCATGTGCTTAAAATGCTACCGCGATTG GAATGTGAGATCTCAGTCGTGCCCTTTCTGCAGGGGAAGCTTAAAAAGAGTTCGCTCAAGAGACCTCTGGGTGCTTACAAACAATGAAGATATTCTTGATACCATGACTCTCGAAAAGGATAATGTGAGGCGCTTCTACCGCTATATAGATAGTTTACCCTTGATGATTCCTGATAACCTTTTCTTAGTCTATTATGATTACCTAATCTAG
- the LOC122039558 gene encoding E3 ubiquitin-protein ligase AIRP2-like isoform X2, with protein sequence MPMPYTIQRAYGGACLHMRLSCNNLAPFFIFLMQCMDCTCSYSLLSFLGIFQIIIYKVYVDGESSISTSERHADLKEFYAVIYPSLQQLESSMVDGEACSESGRNKEIVGMKRMEEWEKFSDDDLDREDECGICLEVCSKMVLPSCSHSMCLKCYRDWNVRSQSCPFCRGSLKRVRSRDLWVLTNNEDILDTMTLEKDNVRRFYRYIDSLPLMIPDNLFLVYYDYLI encoded by the exons ATGCCAATGCCCT ATACTATTCAGAGAGCCTATGGTGGTGCTTGCCTCCACATGAGGTTGTCTTGCAACAATTTGGCacctttcttcatcttcctcatGCAGTGCATGGATTGTACCTGTTCTTATAGTCTTCTTAGTTTTTTGGGCATTTTCCAGATTATAATTTACAAG GTTTATGTGGATGGAGAATCATCAATATCGACTTCTGAAAGGCATGCCGACCTAAAGGAATTTTATG CTGTTATTTATCCCTCTCTTCAACAACTTGAAAGCAGCATGGTCGATGGGGAGGCGTGCAGCGAGAGTGGCCGAAAtaaggagattgttgggatgAAGAGGATGGAAGAGTGGGAAAAGTTTTCCGATGATGATTTGGATAGGGAGGATGAATGCGGGATATGCCTGGAGGTGTGCAGCAAGATGGTCTTGCCTAGCTGCAGCCATTCCATGTGCTTAAAATGCTACCGCGATTG GAATGTGAGATCTCAGTCGTGCCCTTTCTGCAGGGGAAGCTTAAAAAGAGTTCGCTCAAGAGACCTCTGGGTGCTTACAAACAATGAAGATATTCTTGATACCATGACTCTCGAAAAGGATAATGTGAGGCGCTTCTACCGCTATATAGATAGTTTACCCTTGATGATTCCTGATAACCTTTTCTTAGTCTATTATGATTACCTAATCTAG